In Astyanax mexicanus isolate ESR-SI-001 chromosome 5, AstMex3_surface, whole genome shotgun sequence, a single window of DNA contains:
- the ttll3 gene encoding tubulin monoglycylase TTLL3 isoform X1 encodes MEVPKLCRTGLSDQKNEGNTITEKCPLSSFDSAPEGKVRRSIQNLPAINSERLRMAKVQVEKAVKMRKIFSIHGPYPVVRAALKARGWVERRLLRPTQHVHRRRPKEDEECSDGDESGDDDDEEETEKEEDPDDIHDIMISLFLLFYQSRMVRNEITYLYWTTRRDSIDNRNLRKEQMTNHYAKSATFTTKVGLCVNLRNLRWFDAADPDTFFPRCYRLGAEDEKHAFIEDFRRTACMSLLQCIVERNHRGTLEGSVTDLPDQLLSSRKKGCKRQALSVVPSRMIDCALQVCQDYLDSFEHNDIDIALDSKPTLTDQQWSEFMHHYYLTVHDGAEIENSVNYVDSCQAMLCKLQEACPQLDIDGIHNIWIIKPGAKSRGRGIVCIKQLDEILKLVDSDPMLIKDSKWVVQKYIERPFLIHETKFDLRQWFLVTDWNPLTVWFYKKCYLRFSTQPYSVDTLDSSVHLCNNSIQKHFRPSQQRNPEVPEDNMWSCDQFRSFLSSRNQEDQWAGVIVPGMKKAIINTLQTAQDLVESRKASFELYGADFMLGQDLRPWLIEVNASPTMAPSTAVTTRLCAAVQEDTLRVVLDRRLDRGAHTGGFQLIFKQTAVEVPQYVGMNLLIEGARIKRPRLPPPRKPCNQVEMHFTPSGSVAPRHQPPSKENGTLSEKPKPPTKYWMKTVVRQLTFSGIKPVSERTAESWRPQRSIVRADVSLMSPRVPICPLEASSRKPLHCAFATIRPRSGRVKASVEGNRDPVLSLGLITIQEPEREPTLVAACPMGPFSSACIQSFSRHHNRRTFQASRAGKMAHKI; translated from the exons ATGGAGGTTCCAAAGCTTTGCAGGACTGGTCTTTCAGACCAAAAGAATGAGGGGAACACAATAACAGAGAAATGTCCCCTGTCCAGCTTTGACAGCG CTCCAGAGGGAAAGGTGCGACGCAGTATTCAGAACCTCCCTGCCATCAATTCAGAGCGCTTACGCATGGCCAAAGTCCAGGTGGAAAAGGCTGTTAAG ATGCGTAAGATATTCTCTATCCATGGTCCATACCCTGTTGTGCGGGCAGCTCTGAAAGCCAGAGGTTGGGTCGAACGGCGTCTGCTACGACCTACCCAACACGTGCATCGACGACGTCCTAAGGAGGATGAGGAATGTAGTGATGGAGATGAAAGTGGTGATGATGACGATGAGG AGGAAACAGAGAAAGAAGAAGATCCTGATGATATTCATGATATCATG atttctctttttctgctcttttatCAGTCTCGAATGGTCAGAAATGAGATAACATACTTGTACTGGACAACAAGGAGAGATTCCATAGACAACCGCAATCTCAGAAAGGAGCAGATGACCAATCACTATGCAAAGTCTGCAACTTTTACTACCAAG GTGGGTCTGTGTGTGAATTTGAGAAATCTGCGATGGTTTGATGCTGCTGATCCAGACACATTCTTCCCCCGATGCTACAGGCTTGGGGCTGAGGATGAGAAGCATGCCTTTATCG AGGATTTTAGGAGAACGGCTTGTATGAGCCTTCTTCAGTGTATAGTGGAGAGGAATCACAGAGGAACATTAGAGGGTAGTGTAACGGACCTGCCTGATCAATTACTCTCAA GTCGGAAGAAAGGATGCAAGAGGCAAGCCCTCTCAGTAGTACCTTCCAGAATGATTGACTGTGCGTTACAAGTGTGCCAGGATTACCTGGACAGTTTTGAACACAATGACATAGACATCGCCTTGGACTCAAAGCCCACACTAACTGATCAGCAATGGTCAGAGTTCATGCACCACTACTACCTGACTGTCCA TGATGGCGCTGAAATAGAAAACAGCGTTAATTACGTGGACAGCTGCCAGGCTATGCTGTGCAAACTACAAGAGGCCTGTCCACAGCTGGACATTGACGGCATCCACAACATTTGGATAATCAAACCAGGAGCCAAATCTCGTGGTAGAG GCATTGTGTGCATCAAGCAGCTGGATGAGATTCTGAAGCTAGTGGACAGTGATCCCATGCTGATTAAGGACAGTAAATGGGTGGTACAGAAGTATATAGAACGGCCTTTTCTCATCCATGAAACTAAATTTGATCTCCGGCAGTGGTTTCTGGTGACAGACTGGAACCCTCTCACTGTGTGGTTCTATAAGAAGTGCTACCTGCGCTTCTCCACCCAGCCCTATTCTGTGGACACACTGGACAG TTCAGTGCATTTGTGCAACAACTCCATTCAAAAGCATTTCCGTCCTTCTCAGCAACGCAACCCAGAGGTTCCTGAGGACAACATGTGGTCCTGTGACCAGTTTCGTTCTTTCCTCTCCAGCCGGAACCAGGAGGATCAGTGGGCAGGTGTTATAGTTCCAGGTATGAAGAAAGCTATAATTAACACTCTGCAGACTGCACAGGACCTGGTGGAATCTAGGAAGGCGAGTTTTGAGCTCTATGGGGCTGACTTTATGCTGGGGCAAGATCTGCGTCCATGGCTGATTGAAGTCAATGCCAGTCCAACAATGGCTCCATCCACAGCAGTAACAACCAGGCTGTGTGCAGCTGTGCAGGAGGACACCCTGCGCGTGGTGCTGGACCGCAGGTTGGATCGTGGGGCTCACACTGGAGGGTTTCAGCTTATATTCAAGCAG ACAGCAGTTGAAGTACCCCAGTATGTTGGAATGAACCTCCTTATTGAAGGTGCACGCATCAAAAGACCCCGCCTTCCTCCTCCTCGTAAGCCTTGTAATCAGGTTGAGATGCATTTCACCCCCTCAGGATCTGTTGCACCACGGCACCAACCCCCGAGCAAAGAAAATGGAACATTGTCCGAAAAACCCAAACCTCCAACTAAATACTGGATGAAGACAGTAGTTCGACAGTTGACCTTCAGTGGCATAAAACCTGTATCTGAGCGCACAGCAGAGTCCTGGAGGCCTCAGCGCTCCATTGTCAGAGCAGATGTTTCCCTGATGTCACCTCGAGTGCCAATCTGCCCTCTTGAAGCTTCCTCAAGGAAGCCACTGCATTGTGCCTTTGCAACTATAAGGCCAAGGTCAGGGCGAGTTAAGGCATCAGTAGAGGGCAACCGTGACCCTGTTCTTTCCCTGGGCTTAATTACCATTCAGGAGCCAGAAAGAGAGCCCACTCTGGTAGCAGCCTGCCCAATGGGTCCATTCTCTAGTGCCTGCATTCAGAGTTTTTCACGCCACCATAACCGCAGGACTTTCCAGGCTAGCCGTGCTGGAAAGATGGCTCATAAGATTTAA
- the ttll3 gene encoding tubulin monoglycylase TTLL3 isoform X2 — protein sequence MEVPKLCRTGLSDQKNEGNTITEKCPLSSFDSAPEGKVRRSIQNLPAINSERLRMAKVQVEKAVKMRKIFSIHGPYPVVRAALKARGWVERRLLRPTQHVHRRRPKEDEECSDGDESGDDDDEEETEKEEDPDDIHDIMSRMVRNEITYLYWTTRRDSIDNRNLRKEQMTNHYAKSATFTTKVGLCVNLRNLRWFDAADPDTFFPRCYRLGAEDEKHAFIEDFRRTACMSLLQCIVERNHRGTLEGSVTDLPDQLLSSRKKGCKRQALSVVPSRMIDCALQVCQDYLDSFEHNDIDIALDSKPTLTDQQWSEFMHHYYLTVHDGAEIENSVNYVDSCQAMLCKLQEACPQLDIDGIHNIWIIKPGAKSRGRGIVCIKQLDEILKLVDSDPMLIKDSKWVVQKYIERPFLIHETKFDLRQWFLVTDWNPLTVWFYKKCYLRFSTQPYSVDTLDSSVHLCNNSIQKHFRPSQQRNPEVPEDNMWSCDQFRSFLSSRNQEDQWAGVIVPGMKKAIINTLQTAQDLVESRKASFELYGADFMLGQDLRPWLIEVNASPTMAPSTAVTTRLCAAVQEDTLRVVLDRRLDRGAHTGGFQLIFKQTAVEVPQYVGMNLLIEGARIKRPRLPPPRKPCNQVEMHFTPSGSVAPRHQPPSKENGTLSEKPKPPTKYWMKTVVRQLTFSGIKPVSERTAESWRPQRSIVRADVSLMSPRVPICPLEASSRKPLHCAFATIRPRSGRVKASVEGNRDPVLSLGLITIQEPEREPTLVAACPMGPFSSACIQSFSRHHNRRTFQASRAGKMAHKI from the exons ATGGAGGTTCCAAAGCTTTGCAGGACTGGTCTTTCAGACCAAAAGAATGAGGGGAACACAATAACAGAGAAATGTCCCCTGTCCAGCTTTGACAGCG CTCCAGAGGGAAAGGTGCGACGCAGTATTCAGAACCTCCCTGCCATCAATTCAGAGCGCTTACGCATGGCCAAAGTCCAGGTGGAAAAGGCTGTTAAG ATGCGTAAGATATTCTCTATCCATGGTCCATACCCTGTTGTGCGGGCAGCTCTGAAAGCCAGAGGTTGGGTCGAACGGCGTCTGCTACGACCTACCCAACACGTGCATCGACGACGTCCTAAGGAGGATGAGGAATGTAGTGATGGAGATGAAAGTGGTGATGATGACGATGAGG AGGAAACAGAGAAAGAAGAAGATCCTGATGATATTCATGATATCATG TCTCGAATGGTCAGAAATGAGATAACATACTTGTACTGGACAACAAGGAGAGATTCCATAGACAACCGCAATCTCAGAAAGGAGCAGATGACCAATCACTATGCAAAGTCTGCAACTTTTACTACCAAG GTGGGTCTGTGTGTGAATTTGAGAAATCTGCGATGGTTTGATGCTGCTGATCCAGACACATTCTTCCCCCGATGCTACAGGCTTGGGGCTGAGGATGAGAAGCATGCCTTTATCG AGGATTTTAGGAGAACGGCTTGTATGAGCCTTCTTCAGTGTATAGTGGAGAGGAATCACAGAGGAACATTAGAGGGTAGTGTAACGGACCTGCCTGATCAATTACTCTCAA GTCGGAAGAAAGGATGCAAGAGGCAAGCCCTCTCAGTAGTACCTTCCAGAATGATTGACTGTGCGTTACAAGTGTGCCAGGATTACCTGGACAGTTTTGAACACAATGACATAGACATCGCCTTGGACTCAAAGCCCACACTAACTGATCAGCAATGGTCAGAGTTCATGCACCACTACTACCTGACTGTCCA TGATGGCGCTGAAATAGAAAACAGCGTTAATTACGTGGACAGCTGCCAGGCTATGCTGTGCAAACTACAAGAGGCCTGTCCACAGCTGGACATTGACGGCATCCACAACATTTGGATAATCAAACCAGGAGCCAAATCTCGTGGTAGAG GCATTGTGTGCATCAAGCAGCTGGATGAGATTCTGAAGCTAGTGGACAGTGATCCCATGCTGATTAAGGACAGTAAATGGGTGGTACAGAAGTATATAGAACGGCCTTTTCTCATCCATGAAACTAAATTTGATCTCCGGCAGTGGTTTCTGGTGACAGACTGGAACCCTCTCACTGTGTGGTTCTATAAGAAGTGCTACCTGCGCTTCTCCACCCAGCCCTATTCTGTGGACACACTGGACAG TTCAGTGCATTTGTGCAACAACTCCATTCAAAAGCATTTCCGTCCTTCTCAGCAACGCAACCCAGAGGTTCCTGAGGACAACATGTGGTCCTGTGACCAGTTTCGTTCTTTCCTCTCCAGCCGGAACCAGGAGGATCAGTGGGCAGGTGTTATAGTTCCAGGTATGAAGAAAGCTATAATTAACACTCTGCAGACTGCACAGGACCTGGTGGAATCTAGGAAGGCGAGTTTTGAGCTCTATGGGGCTGACTTTATGCTGGGGCAAGATCTGCGTCCATGGCTGATTGAAGTCAATGCCAGTCCAACAATGGCTCCATCCACAGCAGTAACAACCAGGCTGTGTGCAGCTGTGCAGGAGGACACCCTGCGCGTGGTGCTGGACCGCAGGTTGGATCGTGGGGCTCACACTGGAGGGTTTCAGCTTATATTCAAGCAG ACAGCAGTTGAAGTACCCCAGTATGTTGGAATGAACCTCCTTATTGAAGGTGCACGCATCAAAAGACCCCGCCTTCCTCCTCCTCGTAAGCCTTGTAATCAGGTTGAGATGCATTTCACCCCCTCAGGATCTGTTGCACCACGGCACCAACCCCCGAGCAAAGAAAATGGAACATTGTCCGAAAAACCCAAACCTCCAACTAAATACTGGATGAAGACAGTAGTTCGACAGTTGACCTTCAGTGGCATAAAACCTGTATCTGAGCGCACAGCAGAGTCCTGGAGGCCTCAGCGCTCCATTGTCAGAGCAGATGTTTCCCTGATGTCACCTCGAGTGCCAATCTGCCCTCTTGAAGCTTCCTCAAGGAAGCCACTGCATTGTGCCTTTGCAACTATAAGGCCAAGGTCAGGGCGAGTTAAGGCATCAGTAGAGGGCAACCGTGACCCTGTTCTTTCCCTGGGCTTAATTACCATTCAGGAGCCAGAAAGAGAGCCCACTCTGGTAGCAGCCTGCCCAATGGGTCCATTCTCTAGTGCCTGCATTCAGAGTTTTTCACGCCACCATAACCGCAGGACTTTCCAGGCTAGCCGTGCTGGAAAGATGGCTCATAAGATTTAA